GGAGCCGCACATTGCCACGACCTAAGGGGGTGCGACCCACGGCTTTCAAGAGGAAACCATCAGCCGAGCCGGACAGACCCAGTAGCGCGATAGGCGCCGAGTCGTCGGTTCGCGCCTGGCGGGCGATGCGATGGAGCCCATCACCTTCGTTCCCATAGTACACATACGCACGCCCCTCACCCGTCTGACCGTTGCTGTGGCTTGGGGCGCCAACAATAACATCCGAGTAGCCATCCCCGTTCACATCCCCTGCAGTACCCACGGAACGACCGAAGTCGGCACTTGCCTGGTCGCTCTGCGCTATCCAGCCTGCGGTCGCCGCAAGACCACCGGCAGACCCATGGTACACATACGCCTGGCCGTTGCTGTACTCATAGGCATAGGCGCCGACAATAACGTCCGAGTAGCCGTCCCCGTTCACATCCCCTGCAGTACCCACGGAACGACCGAAGTAGGCGCCTGCCTGGTCGCTCTCCGCAGTCCACCCAGCGCTCACCGCAAGACCACCGGCAGACCCGAGATACACAAAGGCACACCCCTCATACGCCTGGCCGTTGCTGTACTCATAGGCGCCGACAATAACGTCCGAGTAGCCGTCCCCGTTCACATCCCCTGCCGTACCCACGGAATAACCGAAGGAGCCCCCGCTCACCGCAGTCCACCCAGCGCTCACCGCAAGACCACCGGCAGACCCGAGATACACAAAGGCGCGCCCGTAATTGGGCTGGCCGGCGGCGTAGTATGGGGCGCCGACAATAACGTCCGAGTAGCCGTCCCCGTTCACATCCCCTGCAGTACCCACGGAATAACCGAAGCATGCGTTTGCCTGGTCGCTCTCAGCTGTCCAAGCCGCGGTCGCCGCAAGACCACCAGCAGACCCATAGTACACATACG
The genomic region above belongs to Candidatus Eisenbacteria bacterium and contains:
- a CDS encoding FG-GAP-like repeat-containing protein, with translation MAYFGFSVGTAGDVNGDGYSDVIVGAPNYANGQTNEGRAYVYHGSAGGLAATAAWTAESDQASADFGHSVGTAGDVNGDGYSDVIVGAYEYSNGQTREGRAYVYYGSAGGLAATAAWTAESDQANACFGYSVGTAGDVNGDGYSDVIVGAPYYAAGQPNYGRAFVYLGSAGGLAVSAGWTAVSGGSFGYSVGTAGDVNGDGYSDVIVGAYEYSNGQAYEGCAFVYLGSAGGLAVSAGWTAESDQAGAYFGRSVGTAGDVNGDGYSDVIVGAYAYEYSNGQAYVYHGSAGGLAATAGWIAQSDQASADFGRSVGTAGDVNGDGYSDVIVGAPSHSNGQTGEGRAYVYYGNEGDGLHRIARQARTDDSAPIALLGLSGSADGFLLKAVGRTPLGRGNVRLQCEVKPLGTPFNGSGLVTGSAYNTGIPGGGGSVVGLSKVVTGLTSNIMYHWRLRTLTDSPFFPRSPWFSLPYNCVTEADVRTGTVVGVEGGGAVPGALLLGRGAPNPFEALTHLGYTLPERGHVRLVVYDVAGRQVAVLRDGEEDAGQHMVNWDGKGARGTKLPAGVYFVQLNFGGHKEARKIVLTR